One genomic window of Arthrobacter sp. KBS0703 includes the following:
- a CDS encoding HNH endonuclease signature motif containing protein, with product MHHPRPWCEAHHTTYWSHGGPTNTDNGTLLCTHHHHLIHKEQWTIHMQTGIPWFIPPPHPTSTPNKHPAATTNTTTKPTGERKLGNPLPRQSDTGKPRCEGATRRSHPHAGKCLNDRAGECLNNAGTPRPSRGSRGAREGRFG from the coding sequence CTGCACCATCCCCGCCCCTGGTGCGAAGCCCACCACACCACCTACTGGTCACACGGCGGACCCACCAACACCGACAACGGCACACTCCTCTGCACCCACCACCACCACCTCATCCACAAGGAACAATGGACCATCCACATGCAAACCGGCATCCCCTGGTTCATCCCCCCCCCCCACCCCACATCGACCCCAAACAAACACCCCGCCGCAACCACCAACACCACAACTAAACCCACCGGGGAACGCAAGCTGGGAAACCCTCTGCCCAGGCAATCGGACACGGGGAAGCCGAGATGTGAGGGCGCGACGCGAAGAAGCCACCCGCACGCCGGGAAGTGCCTAAATGATCGCGCTGGGGAGTGCCTGAATAATGCTGGAACTCCCAGACCAAGTCGCGGGAGCCGTGGGGCCCGCGAAGGCCGGTTCGGGTGA